A part of Oncorhynchus gorbuscha isolate QuinsamMale2020 ecotype Even-year linkage group LG09, OgorEven_v1.0, whole genome shotgun sequence genomic DNA contains:
- the LOC124043592 gene encoding tyrosine-protein kinase STYK1-like isoform X1 — MSSYSDADNQCQPGNTICEITVYEQEVIIVPVLLLASFLVSLLIVLLLRYCTGKENRRRPTVILARPHCTSMASRHTQRKSTRRNIQGIEAPPELNPLEHEELPMSTPTRRDALATTPRERQHGSFNLVTPLPLSFPVKPDDSVTLYRARMDNRDVVLRTLKEKADDSERQSFLGFASFLSELGPHPFLPGLMGVVSLRTSLITVMEELVHRDLLGFLWRCRQDTGVESPCDITEQRIFTIGGQVASALEYLHGQSCIHGNVGARSVLVGLDLTAKLWGLGPAYCKKTQAGAPGELQNVEMRKWQAPEVLARRPVSQSSDVWSFGILLHEIVTLGDPPFPKIMAGDLLQYLQRGKTQTRPANCSNSLYSIIKSCGQFAPQERPALAEVIQKLQSGEKSANSRTVLRVPEPLDIEKYLREAGYGEAYNYVVL, encoded by the exons agatcacAGTGTATGAACAGGAAGTGATCATCGTGCCTGTCCTGCTCCTAGCAAGCTTCCTGGTCAGTCTGCTAATCGTTCTCCTGCTGAGGTACTGCACTGGAAAGGAAAACCGCAGACGACCCACAGTAATCCTAGCCCGACCACACTGCACCAGCATGGCGAGCAGACACACCCAGAGGAAAAGTACCAGACGGAACATACAGGGCATTGAGG CTCCTCCTGAGCTGAACCCTCTGGAGCATGAGGAGTTACCTATGAGCACTCCGACCCGGCGTGACGCCCTTGCCACGAcgcccagagagagacagcatggcTCTTTCAACCTGGTCACTCCGCTGCCCCTCTCCTTCCCCGTCAAACCGGACGACTCTGTCACCCTCTACAGGGCAAGGATGGACAACAGAGACGTGGTTCTACGGACACTTAAAG AAAAAGCCGATGACAGCGAGCGGCAGTCCTTCCTGGGCTTTGCCTCCTTCCTGTCTGAGCTGGGGCCCCACCCCTTTTTGCCTGGTCTGATGGGCGTGGTCTCCCTACGTACCTCCCTCATCACCGTGATGGAGGAACTGGTGCACAGGGACCTGCTGGGGTTCCTATGGAGGTGTCGACAG GACACGGGTGTGGAGTCCCCGTGTGATATCACAGAGCAGCGCATCTTCACCATAGGAGGACAAGTGGCTTCTGCTctg GAATACCTGCACGGTCAGAGCTGTATCCATGGCAACGTTGGAGCTCGGAGCGTGCTGGTTGGTCTAGACCTAACGGCTAAACTGTGGGGATTGGGTCCAGCATACTGTAAGAAAACACAAGCAGGAGCTCCAGGAGAACTGCAGAACGTTGAGATGAGGAAGTGGCAGGCTCCAGAAGTATTGGCAAGGAGACCTGTCAGTCAAAGCAGTGACGT CTGGTCTTTTGGTATCCTGCTCCATGAAATAGTGACACTAG GTGACCCACCATTCCCTAAAATCATGGCCGGTGATCTTCTTCAATACCTCCAGAGAGGAAAGACTCAGACGAGACCAGCTAATTGTTCCAACTCACT GTATTCCATAATCAAGTCCTGCGGCCAGTTCGCTCCACAGGAGCGCCCTGCATTGGCTGAGGTGATCCAGAAGCTCCAATCAGGAGAGAAGAGTGCCAACAGTAGGACAGTTCTTCGAGTGCCTGAGCCACTGGACATTGAGAAGTACCTGCGGGAGGCGGGATATGGAGAGGCCTACAATTACGTTGTTCTCTGA
- the LOC124043592 gene encoding tyrosine-protein kinase STYK1-like isoform X2 gives MASRHTQRKSTRRNIQGIEAPPELNPLEHEELPMSTPTRRDALATTPRERQHGSFNLVTPLPLSFPVKPDDSVTLYRARMDNRDVVLRTLKEKADDSERQSFLGFASFLSELGPHPFLPGLMGVVSLRTSLITVMEELVHRDLLGFLWRCRQDTGVESPCDITEQRIFTIGGQVASALEYLHGQSCIHGNVGARSVLVGLDLTAKLWGLGPAYCKKTQAGAPGELQNVEMRKWQAPEVLARRPVSQSSDVWSFGILLHEIVTLGDPPFPKIMAGDLLQYLQRGKTQTRPANCSNSLYSIIKSCGQFAPQERPALAEVIQKLQSGEKSANSRTVLRVPEPLDIEKYLREAGYGEAYNYVVL, from the exons ATGGCGAGCAGACACACCCAGAGGAAAAGTACCAGACGGAACATACAGGGCATTGAGG CTCCTCCTGAGCTGAACCCTCTGGAGCATGAGGAGTTACCTATGAGCACTCCGACCCGGCGTGACGCCCTTGCCACGAcgcccagagagagacagcatggcTCTTTCAACCTGGTCACTCCGCTGCCCCTCTCCTTCCCCGTCAAACCGGACGACTCTGTCACCCTCTACAGGGCAAGGATGGACAACAGAGACGTGGTTCTACGGACACTTAAAG AAAAAGCCGATGACAGCGAGCGGCAGTCCTTCCTGGGCTTTGCCTCCTTCCTGTCTGAGCTGGGGCCCCACCCCTTTTTGCCTGGTCTGATGGGCGTGGTCTCCCTACGTACCTCCCTCATCACCGTGATGGAGGAACTGGTGCACAGGGACCTGCTGGGGTTCCTATGGAGGTGTCGACAG GACACGGGTGTGGAGTCCCCGTGTGATATCACAGAGCAGCGCATCTTCACCATAGGAGGACAAGTGGCTTCTGCTctg GAATACCTGCACGGTCAGAGCTGTATCCATGGCAACGTTGGAGCTCGGAGCGTGCTGGTTGGTCTAGACCTAACGGCTAAACTGTGGGGATTGGGTCCAGCATACTGTAAGAAAACACAAGCAGGAGCTCCAGGAGAACTGCAGAACGTTGAGATGAGGAAGTGGCAGGCTCCAGAAGTATTGGCAAGGAGACCTGTCAGTCAAAGCAGTGACGT CTGGTCTTTTGGTATCCTGCTCCATGAAATAGTGACACTAG GTGACCCACCATTCCCTAAAATCATGGCCGGTGATCTTCTTCAATACCTCCAGAGAGGAAAGACTCAGACGAGACCAGCTAATTGTTCCAACTCACT GTATTCCATAATCAAGTCCTGCGGCCAGTTCGCTCCACAGGAGCGCCCTGCATTGGCTGAGGTGATCCAGAAGCTCCAATCAGGAGAGAAGAGTGCCAACAGTAGGACAGTTCTTCGAGTGCCTGAGCCACTGGACATTGAGAAGTACCTGCGGGAGGCGGGATATGGAGAGGCCTACAATTACGTTGTTCTCTGA
- the LOC124043575 gene encoding polyhomeotic-like protein 1 isoform X1 — MMETDGDQNQGSTNGTTPSGVNSRPSPMNSMSLYERQAVQALQALQRQPNAAQYFQQLMLQQQINSAQLQNLAAVQQATFAASRQSSPATNSTSQTTSTTVTSVNVTTSGGGAINSTRAIGPGSSGTSTISQSVLLGGSAAGQGQMYLRVNRSLRAPLSSQLIFMPGSTTTAAMATVTQQPQTQQQQQQEVTPTSSSNQSDNDQVQNLALRCVGSPKGVGVKTETPERGEIATYSLIQSSHQQFNQSTQQSPTKPTQLQQSHIKIPTYIQSSNANLSSLNLKTGNHHSNTPSSPSTSVPLSQLLLSGPNFGRGGAITTVNSAAAATHILVPTSSAPTQSHSYQMGAATIKPNVSTQTLVVQPLQKSTINDKGGHGNGPIPIQPKTQQGLRMPLQLPSRNPPPILPAPPANNQTSAAQPPPHIPVQIVGARPSSIGNPQALALVQARNACSQDGATLLNSSNSASLLTMVASIASRERGGLGKGVGLKSLQSAQEALSLAHVSHVQAQANQSPRLNPNQNCTLATSISSQSQAAISPPTLSRSSLTLPLPLVEASSASTVVAANGESVCPQPPQGKSMKRKSESDAANEEDGPPPPHLVPLSEHSPALSSSAMEAGTGPPSPSPVPSPSPALSVSRVGGGQGERAPPPQAVVKPHVLTHLIEGFVIQEGAEPFPVSGPVKEPAGEDLAMDNPDASQPETVNTATVLKCEYCKSFAPARQFRGTKRFCSLTCSKRYNVSCSQHFRLRQGLHLTHSDEDGVLRRRVPHRTSSEIASAKIAGRPLPVKCRSESSRSDDISSCEEEEDDPMSFSPASSSSCHQPPPTLRLEGSPAPHFLPGSPAQWSVEEVSQFISSLQDCEELAAHFLSQEIDGQALLLLREEHLMSTMNIKLGPALKICAHINNLKD; from the exons GCGACCTTTGCTGCCAGTCGCCAGTCCAGCCCTGCCACCAACAGCACCTCTCAGACCACCAGCACGACAGTCACATCT GTGAACGTAACCACTTCTGGGGGAGGGGCCATAAACAGCACCCGCGCTATAGGCCCAGGCTCTTCCGGGACATCCACCATAAGCCAATCAGTGCTGCTGGGTGGGAGTGCAGCAGGACAGGGACAGATGTATCTGAGA GTGAACCGGTCTCTGAGGGCTCCCCTCTCCTCACAACTCATCTTTATGCCTGGTAGCACGACAACCGCTGCCATGGCAACGGTCACCCAGCAGCCACAGactcagcagcagcaacaacaggaAGTTACACCTACTTCCTCCAGCAACCAATCAGACAATGACCAG GTGCAGAACCTGGCTTTGCGATGTGTCGGCAGTCCCAAGGGAGTCGGGGTCAAGACTGAAACCCCAGAGAGGGGTGAAATAG CAACCTACTCCCTTATACAGTCATCTCACCAGCAGTTCAACCAGTCCACTCAGCAGTCTCCCACTAAACCAACCCAACTGCAACAGTCCCACATCAAGATCCCCACCTACATCCAGAGCTCCAAcgctaacctctcctctctcaacctcaaGACGGGCaaccaccactctaacaccccctcctcaccctccacctctgtcccactctcacaGCTCCTCCTTTCCGGACCCAACTTTGGCCGGGGCGGGGCTATCACCACGGTGAACTCGGCCGCCGCGGCGACGCACATTCTGGTGCCCACCTCCAGTGCACCCACTCAGTCCCACAGTTACCAGATGGGTGCTGCCACCATCAAGCCCAATGTTAGTACTCAAACGCTGGTGGTTCAGCCTCTGCAGAAAAGCACTATTAACGACAAGGGAGGCCATGGGAACGGTCCCATTCCAATCCAGCCCAAAACTCAACAGGGTCTCCGTATGCCACTGCAACTGCCCTCCCGCAAcccacctcccatcctccccgcGCCCCCCGCAAACAACCAGACTAGTGCCGCCCAGCCTCCGCCGCACATCCCAGTCCAGATAGTAGGGGCCAGGCCAAGCTCCATAGGAAACCCCCAGGCTTTGGCCTTGGTCCAGGCCCGGAACGCCTGTTCCCAGGACGGAGCTACCCTTCTAAATAGCTCCAACAGCGCCAGCCTCCTCACCATGGTGGCCTCCATtgcatccagagagagagggggtttagGCAAAGGGGTGGGTCTAAAAAGCCTTCAATCAGCCCAGGAAGCCCTCTCATTGGCCCATGTTTCTCACGTGCAAGCACAAGCCAATCAGAGTCCTAGGCTGAATCCAAATCAAAATTGCACCTTGGCCACCAGCATCTCCTCTCAGTCCCAGGCCGccatctctcctcccaccctctcccgttcctccctcactctaccccTGCCGTTGGTTGAGGCGAGCAGTGCATCCACTGTAGTGGCTGCCAATGGAGAGTCTGTGTGTCCTCAGCCTCCCCAG GGTAAGTCGATGAAGAGGAAATCCGAGTCAGATGCAGCCAATGAGGAAGATggtcccccccctccccaccttgtTCCTCTGAGTGAAcactcccctgctctctcctcctccgccaTGGAAGCAG GCACTGGtccaccttctccctcccctgttccctctccttcccctgcccTCTCAGTGTCCCGTGTGGGGGGTGGCCAGGGGGAGAGAGCCCCCCCTCCACAGGCTGTGGTCAAACCCCACGTCCTCACCCACCTCATAGAGGGCTTCGTCATCCAGGAGGGAGCTGAACCCTTCCCT GTGAGTGGGCCAGTGAAAGAGCCAGCTGGAGAAGATTTGGCAATGGACAATCCAGACGCCAGTCAGCCTGAGACTGTGAATACAGCTACAG TGCTGAAGTGTGAGTACTGCAAAAGCTTCGCCCCAGCCAGACAGTTTAGAGGGACCAAGCGCTTCTGCTCCTTGACCTGTTCCAAGAG GTATAACGTGAGCTGCAGCCAGCACTTCCGCCTGCGACAGGGGCTTCACCTCACCCACTCTGACGAGGACGGAGTCCTGAGGAGGAGGGTTCCCCACAGGACCAGCTCCGAGATCGCCAGTGCCAAAATAGCCGGGAGACCCTTACCAGTCAAG TGCCGCTCCGAGTCCAGCCGTTCGGACGACATCTCCAGTTGCGAGGAGGAAGAAGACGACCCCATGTCCTTCTCCCcggcctcctcctcttcctgtcatCAGCCTCCCCCCACACTCCGATTGGAGGGCTCACCGGCGCCCCACTTCCTGCCCGGCAGCCCTGCCCAGTGGAGTGTGGAGGAAGTGTCTCAGTTCATATCATCTCTGCAAG ACTGTGAGGAGCTGGCGGCCCATTTCCTGTCCCAGGAGATTGATGGACAGGCCCTGCTGCTGCTCAGAGAGGAGCATCTCATGTCCACCATGAACATCAAGCTCGGTCCCGCCCTCAAGATCTGTGCCCACATCAACAACCTGAAAGACTGA
- the LOC124043575 gene encoding polyhomeotic-like protein 1 isoform X2, with protein sequence METDGDQNQGSTNGTTPSGVNSRPSPMNSMSLYERQAVQALQALQRQPNAAQYFQQLMLQQQINSAQLQNLAAVQQATFAASRQSSPATNSTSQTTSTTVTSVNVTTSGGGAINSTRAIGPGSSGTSTISQSVLLGGSAAGQGQMYLRVNRSLRAPLSSQLIFMPGSTTTAAMATVTQQPQTQQQQQQEVTPTSSSNQSDNDQVQNLALRCVGSPKGVGVKTETPERGEIATYSLIQSSHQQFNQSTQQSPTKPTQLQQSHIKIPTYIQSSNANLSSLNLKTGNHHSNTPSSPSTSVPLSQLLLSGPNFGRGGAITTVNSAAAATHILVPTSSAPTQSHSYQMGAATIKPNVSTQTLVVQPLQKSTINDKGGHGNGPIPIQPKTQQGLRMPLQLPSRNPPPILPAPPANNQTSAAQPPPHIPVQIVGARPSSIGNPQALALVQARNACSQDGATLLNSSNSASLLTMVASIASRERGGLGKGVGLKSLQSAQEALSLAHVSHVQAQANQSPRLNPNQNCTLATSISSQSQAAISPPTLSRSSLTLPLPLVEASSASTVVAANGESVCPQPPQGKSMKRKSESDAANEEDGPPPPHLVPLSEHSPALSSSAMEAGTGPPSPSPVPSPSPALSVSRVGGGQGERAPPPQAVVKPHVLTHLIEGFVIQEGAEPFPVSGPVKEPAGEDLAMDNPDASQPETVNTATVLKCEYCKSFAPARQFRGTKRFCSLTCSKRYNVSCSQHFRLRQGLHLTHSDEDGVLRRRVPHRTSSEIASAKIAGRPLPVKCRSESSRSDDISSCEEEEDDPMSFSPASSSSCHQPPPTLRLEGSPAPHFLPGSPAQWSVEEVSQFISSLQDCEELAAHFLSQEIDGQALLLLREEHLMSTMNIKLGPALKICAHINNLKD encoded by the exons GCGACCTTTGCTGCCAGTCGCCAGTCCAGCCCTGCCACCAACAGCACCTCTCAGACCACCAGCACGACAGTCACATCT GTGAACGTAACCACTTCTGGGGGAGGGGCCATAAACAGCACCCGCGCTATAGGCCCAGGCTCTTCCGGGACATCCACCATAAGCCAATCAGTGCTGCTGGGTGGGAGTGCAGCAGGACAGGGACAGATGTATCTGAGA GTGAACCGGTCTCTGAGGGCTCCCCTCTCCTCACAACTCATCTTTATGCCTGGTAGCACGACAACCGCTGCCATGGCAACGGTCACCCAGCAGCCACAGactcagcagcagcaacaacaggaAGTTACACCTACTTCCTCCAGCAACCAATCAGACAATGACCAG GTGCAGAACCTGGCTTTGCGATGTGTCGGCAGTCCCAAGGGAGTCGGGGTCAAGACTGAAACCCCAGAGAGGGGTGAAATAG CAACCTACTCCCTTATACAGTCATCTCACCAGCAGTTCAACCAGTCCACTCAGCAGTCTCCCACTAAACCAACCCAACTGCAACAGTCCCACATCAAGATCCCCACCTACATCCAGAGCTCCAAcgctaacctctcctctctcaacctcaaGACGGGCaaccaccactctaacaccccctcctcaccctccacctctgtcccactctcacaGCTCCTCCTTTCCGGACCCAACTTTGGCCGGGGCGGGGCTATCACCACGGTGAACTCGGCCGCCGCGGCGACGCACATTCTGGTGCCCACCTCCAGTGCACCCACTCAGTCCCACAGTTACCAGATGGGTGCTGCCACCATCAAGCCCAATGTTAGTACTCAAACGCTGGTGGTTCAGCCTCTGCAGAAAAGCACTATTAACGACAAGGGAGGCCATGGGAACGGTCCCATTCCAATCCAGCCCAAAACTCAACAGGGTCTCCGTATGCCACTGCAACTGCCCTCCCGCAAcccacctcccatcctccccgcGCCCCCCGCAAACAACCAGACTAGTGCCGCCCAGCCTCCGCCGCACATCCCAGTCCAGATAGTAGGGGCCAGGCCAAGCTCCATAGGAAACCCCCAGGCTTTGGCCTTGGTCCAGGCCCGGAACGCCTGTTCCCAGGACGGAGCTACCCTTCTAAATAGCTCCAACAGCGCCAGCCTCCTCACCATGGTGGCCTCCATtgcatccagagagagagggggtttagGCAAAGGGGTGGGTCTAAAAAGCCTTCAATCAGCCCAGGAAGCCCTCTCATTGGCCCATGTTTCTCACGTGCAAGCACAAGCCAATCAGAGTCCTAGGCTGAATCCAAATCAAAATTGCACCTTGGCCACCAGCATCTCCTCTCAGTCCCAGGCCGccatctctcctcccaccctctcccgttcctccctcactctaccccTGCCGTTGGTTGAGGCGAGCAGTGCATCCACTGTAGTGGCTGCCAATGGAGAGTCTGTGTGTCCTCAGCCTCCCCAG GGTAAGTCGATGAAGAGGAAATCCGAGTCAGATGCAGCCAATGAGGAAGATggtcccccccctccccaccttgtTCCTCTGAGTGAAcactcccctgctctctcctcctccgccaTGGAAGCAG GCACTGGtccaccttctccctcccctgttccctctccttcccctgcccTCTCAGTGTCCCGTGTGGGGGGTGGCCAGGGGGAGAGAGCCCCCCCTCCACAGGCTGTGGTCAAACCCCACGTCCTCACCCACCTCATAGAGGGCTTCGTCATCCAGGAGGGAGCTGAACCCTTCCCT GTGAGTGGGCCAGTGAAAGAGCCAGCTGGAGAAGATTTGGCAATGGACAATCCAGACGCCAGTCAGCCTGAGACTGTGAATACAGCTACAG TGCTGAAGTGTGAGTACTGCAAAAGCTTCGCCCCAGCCAGACAGTTTAGAGGGACCAAGCGCTTCTGCTCCTTGACCTGTTCCAAGAG GTATAACGTGAGCTGCAGCCAGCACTTCCGCCTGCGACAGGGGCTTCACCTCACCCACTCTGACGAGGACGGAGTCCTGAGGAGGAGGGTTCCCCACAGGACCAGCTCCGAGATCGCCAGTGCCAAAATAGCCGGGAGACCCTTACCAGTCAAG TGCCGCTCCGAGTCCAGCCGTTCGGACGACATCTCCAGTTGCGAGGAGGAAGAAGACGACCCCATGTCCTTCTCCCcggcctcctcctcttcctgtcatCAGCCTCCCCCCACACTCCGATTGGAGGGCTCACCGGCGCCCCACTTCCTGCCCGGCAGCCCTGCCCAGTGGAGTGTGGAGGAAGTGTCTCAGTTCATATCATCTCTGCAAG ACTGTGAGGAGCTGGCGGCCCATTTCCTGTCCCAGGAGATTGATGGACAGGCCCTGCTGCTGCTCAGAGAGGAGCATCTCATGTCCACCATGAACATCAAGCTCGGTCCCGCCCTCAAGATCTGTGCCCACATCAACAACCTGAAAGACTGA